Proteins from one Caulobacter sp. 73W genomic window:
- a CDS encoding phosphoribosyltransferase family protein, whose protein sequence is MHYRSVADMSDTITRNLRKLPADIDLVVGVPRSGLLAGSMISLALNLPLADLNGFAAGRLLATGSTRRRAGFDPDAPPRKVLVVDDSINSGGSMAEARKMLIEAGYEGELVFCAVYGLAPQHAEADVVLEVAPYPRMFQWNAMHHSYLADACLDIDGVLCCDPLDEENDDGDRYRAFLTSARAFLRPSRKVGHLVTSRLEKYRPETEAWLAAEGIEYGKLWMLDLPDAAARRRAGAHGGFKAGVYASLRDAALFIESEERQAVEIARKSGKPVLSIESQTLIYPERIEDLTAMRQRRVGYERRRMEVETPPPTGLKGAARRLLGAPLYDQLKRAVRAQAGAG, encoded by the coding sequence ATGCACTACCGCTCCGTGGCCGACATGAGCGACACGATCACGCGCAATCTTCGCAAGCTGCCCGCCGACATCGATCTGGTGGTGGGGGTGCCGCGCAGCGGTCTTCTCGCCGGGTCGATGATCAGCCTGGCCCTGAACCTGCCCCTGGCGGACCTGAACGGCTTCGCCGCCGGCCGGCTGCTGGCCACCGGAAGCACGCGACGGCGCGCGGGGTTCGATCCCGACGCGCCGCCCCGCAAGGTCCTGGTGGTGGACGACAGCATCAACAGCGGCGGCTCCATGGCCGAGGCCCGCAAGATGCTGATCGAGGCGGGCTATGAGGGCGAATTGGTGTTCTGCGCGGTCTACGGCCTCGCGCCGCAACACGCCGAGGCGGACGTGGTGCTGGAGGTCGCGCCCTACCCGCGCATGTTCCAGTGGAACGCCATGCATCACAGCTATCTGGCCGACGCCTGCCTCGACATCGACGGGGTGCTTTGCTGCGATCCGCTGGATGAGGAAAACGACGACGGCGACCGCTATCGCGCCTTCCTGACCTCCGCCCGCGCTTTCCTGCGCCCGTCGCGCAAGGTGGGCCACCTGGTCACCAGCCGGCTGGAGAAGTACCGGCCCGAGACGGAGGCCTGGCTGGCCGCGGAGGGGATCGAGTACGGCAAGCTATGGATGCTGGACCTGCCCGACGCCGCCGCCCGCCGACGCGCCGGCGCTCACGGCGGCTTCAAGGCCGGGGTCTATGCCAGCCTGCGGGACGCGGCCCTGTTCATCGAGAGCGAGGAACGCCAGGCCGTCGAGATCGCCCGCAAGTCGGGCAAGCCGGTGCTCAGCATCGAAAGCCAGACCCTGATCTATCCCGAGCGCATTGAGGACCTGACCGCCATGCGCCAACGGCGGGTGGGTTATGAGCGCCGACGGATGGAGGTGGAGACGCCGCCGCCCACGGGCCTGAAGGGCGCCGCGCGGCGCCTGCTGGGCGCACCGCTTTACGACCAGCTGAAGCGCGCCGTCCGCGCCCAGGCCGGGGCCGGCTGA
- a CDS encoding glycosyltransferase family 2 protein: MPSVLAANDVALPVTVLVPTYNRPQYLAEALNSLLAQDRPAAEIVVIDDGSDTDAAEQVVKGFNGAVGYLRQDNMGKSAALNLGLAHTRQPLVWIFDDDDIADPTALSTLYAALEAAPEAGFAYGLCDKFHGDWPAPLSPPNTAYHSDNRRALYVRLLEDFFIWQGSMLVRREAYDAVGPFDVRMARSQDYEMNLRLARRFAGAGVPKVMFHQRHHDGVRGPKAAQVKADAVEAAWKRYNQLIFTEIHASHDLDEFHAEVEGGGAPERRRITALIQRGCIMARRGLWPLANRDFDEAAELCAQGAMSTLNAQEVAALRRVFQPGARSSFADADEARAFGRTLRRFADPALASRIRGNLLLPVSYRIRKLLEREPSPQGEARQIRLILTHLSGPGAVMEYFKARREALLMYGVQPLDAAGASA; this comes from the coding sequence ATGCCCTCCGTGCTCGCCGCCAACGACGTCGCACTCCCGGTCACCGTGCTGGTGCCCACCTACAACCGGCCGCAGTACCTGGCTGAGGCGCTGAACAGCCTGCTGGCCCAGGACCGCCCGGCGGCGGAGATCGTGGTCATCGACGATGGCTCCGACACTGACGCGGCCGAACAGGTGGTGAAGGGCTTCAATGGCGCGGTCGGCTATCTGCGCCAGGACAACATGGGCAAGTCGGCGGCGCTCAACCTCGGCCTGGCCCACACCCGCCAGCCGCTGGTGTGGATCTTCGACGACGACGACATCGCCGATCCCACCGCCCTGTCGACCCTGTACGCGGCGCTGGAGGCGGCGCCCGAGGCGGGGTTCGCCTACGGCCTGTGCGACAAGTTCCACGGCGACTGGCCCGCCCCGCTCAGCCCGCCGAACACCGCCTATCATTCCGATAATCGCCGGGCGCTCTATGTGCGGCTGCTGGAGGACTTCTTCATCTGGCAGGGCTCGATGCTGGTGCGTCGCGAGGCCTATGACGCGGTCGGCCCGTTCGACGTGCGCATGGCGCGCTCCCAGGACTATGAGATGAACCTGCGGCTGGCGCGGCGCTTCGCCGGGGCCGGCGTGCCCAAGGTGATGTTCCACCAGCGCCACCACGACGGCGTGCGCGGTCCCAAGGCGGCCCAGGTGAAGGCTGACGCCGTGGAGGCCGCGTGGAAGCGCTACAACCAGCTGATCTTCACCGAGATCCACGCCAGCCATGATCTGGACGAGTTTCATGCGGAGGTCGAAGGCGGCGGGGCGCCGGAACGGCGGCGGATCACCGCCCTGATCCAGCGCGGCTGCATCATGGCCCGGCGCGGACTATGGCCCCTGGCCAACCGCGACTTCGACGAGGCCGCCGAGCTCTGCGCCCAGGGGGCGATGTCGACGCTGAACGCCCAGGAGGTCGCCGCGCTTCGCAGGGTGTTCCAGCCCGGCGCCCGGTCGAGCTTCGCGGACGCCGACGAGGCGCGCGCCTTTGGCCGGACCCTGCGCCGCTTCGCCGACCCGGCCCTCGCATCGCGCATCCGGGGCAACCTGTTGCTGCCGGTCAGCTATCGCATCCGCAAGCTGCTGGAGCGTGAGCCGTCTCCCCAAGGGGAAGCGCGGCAAATCCGGCTGATCCTCACTCATCTGAGCGGACCGGGCGCGGTCATGGAGTATTTCAAGGCCCGTCGTGAAGCGCTGCTGATGTACGGGGTGCAGCCGCTGGACGCGGCCGGCGCCTCGGCCTGA
- a CDS encoding glycosyltransferase encodes MRIAYFVHNLKDPAVRRRLWLLRLGGAEVSLLGFRRSAEPVEAAPGEPVVDLGRTHDAAMGQRALAVAKAVARTPALRGAVAGRDVIMARNMETLAVAAAARALHAPRAKLIYECLDVHRSLLGEGVKSKAMRWMERGLMSACDQVVVSSPAFVEHYFEPRQRLSRPWLLIENKLVHDRGLDEAAAFTAGPPPGPPWVIGWFGVIRCAKSLAMLRQIATALPGQVKVVIRGQVARHEFDDFDGQVAATPGMTYLGPYDPSEVSRCYGEVHFSWAIDYFEEGLNSVWLLPNRLYEGGRNGVPALALAGVETGRWVRERKAGLVLSDPVSDLTARLEAMTPAEYAALRDRVETLPPSTFTYDSKDSARLVAALAAQGAAA; translated from the coding sequence ATGCGGATCGCCTATTTCGTTCACAACCTGAAAGACCCGGCGGTGCGTCGGCGGCTGTGGCTGTTGCGCTTGGGCGGGGCGGAGGTCAGTCTTCTTGGCTTTCGCCGATCGGCCGAGCCTGTGGAAGCCGCGCCGGGAGAGCCGGTCGTCGATCTGGGGCGCACCCATGACGCGGCCATGGGCCAGCGGGCCCTGGCCGTCGCCAAAGCCGTGGCGCGCACCCCGGCCCTACGCGGGGCGGTGGCGGGACGCGACGTGATCATGGCCCGCAACATGGAGACCCTGGCGGTGGCCGCCGCCGCGCGGGCCCTGCACGCGCCGCGCGCCAAGCTGATCTACGAATGCCTCGATGTTCACCGCAGCCTGCTGGGCGAGGGCGTGAAGTCCAAGGCGATGCGCTGGATGGAGCGCGGACTGATGTCCGCTTGCGACCAGGTGGTGGTCTCCTCCCCCGCCTTCGTGGAGCACTATTTCGAACCTCGCCAGCGCCTGTCGCGCCCTTGGCTGCTGATCGAGAACAAGCTGGTTCACGATCGCGGCCTGGACGAGGCCGCCGCCTTCACGGCCGGCCCGCCGCCCGGGCCGCCCTGGGTCATCGGCTGGTTCGGGGTGATCCGCTGCGCCAAGAGCCTGGCCATGCTGCGCCAGATCGCGACCGCCCTTCCCGGCCAGGTGAAGGTGGTCATCCGGGGCCAGGTGGCGCGCCATGAGTTCGACGACTTCGATGGTCAGGTCGCCGCCACGCCCGGCATGACCTACCTCGGCCCCTACGATCCGTCGGAGGTGTCACGCTGCTATGGCGAGGTCCATTTCAGCTGGGCCATCGACTATTTCGAGGAGGGGCTGAACTCCGTCTGGCTGCTGCCCAACCGCCTCTATGAAGGCGGCCGCAACGGCGTGCCCGCCTTGGCCCTGGCCGGGGTGGAGACGGGCCGGTGGGTGAGGGAGCGCAAAGCGGGCCTGGTGCTGAGCGATCCCGTGTCGGATCTGACGGCGCGGCTGGAGGCGATGACCCCGGCCGAGTACGCCGCGCTGCGCGACCGGGTTGAAACCTTGCCTCCCTCGACCTTCACCTATGACAGCAAGGACAGCGCGCGCTTGGTCGCGGCCCTGGCGGCCCAGGGGGCGGCGGCATGA